The following proteins are encoded in a genomic region of Polynucleobacter paludilacus:
- the pyrE gene encoding orotate phosphoribosyltransferase — protein MSSENSNQDNFIRFALEAKVLSFGEFKTKAGRLSPYFFNAGGFNDGKRLSSLGHYYAQALSNSQIQFDMLYGPAYKGITLAAATAIALADQGRNVPYAYNRKEAKDHGEGGSLVGAPVQGRVVIVDDVISAGTSVRESVDLIRAAGAEPVAVLIALDRMEKSGTATEIGKQSAVQAVEQEFGLPVIAIANLADLMSFLAASSNTELANYLPAVKAYRDQYGV, from the coding sequence ATGAGCTCAGAAAATTCTAATCAAGATAACTTTATTCGTTTTGCCTTAGAGGCAAAGGTTTTGTCCTTTGGCGAGTTTAAAACTAAAGCGGGACGTCTATCCCCTTATTTTTTTAATGCGGGTGGCTTCAATGATGGAAAGCGCTTAAGCAGCCTGGGTCATTACTATGCTCAAGCCCTCAGCAACTCTCAAATTCAGTTTGATATGTTGTATGGCCCAGCTTATAAAGGGATCACCTTGGCTGCAGCTACTGCGATTGCACTGGCTGATCAAGGACGCAATGTGCCTTACGCATACAACCGTAAAGAAGCCAAAGATCATGGCGAGGGCGGATCACTAGTGGGCGCACCAGTTCAGGGCAGGGTTGTGATTGTGGATGACGTGATTTCAGCAGGAACTTCTGTTCGTGAGTCTGTTGACTTGATTCGCGCTGCTGGTGCCGAGCCAGTGGCAGTATTAATTGCCCTGGATCGAATGGAAAAATCAGGCACTGCTACTGAAATTGGAAAGCAGTCTGCGGTGCAGGCTGTTGAGCAAGAGTTTGGTTTGCCAGTAATTGCCATTGCGAACTTGGCAGACTTGATGAGTTTCTTAGCTGCTTCCAGTAATACCGAGCTCGCTAACTATCTGCCTGCTGTTAAAGCCTATCGCGATCAGTACGGCGTGTAG